The region ACGTTAGGCGTACTAATAAAAACACCTTCGCCAAGCTTAGCTAACTCACGCATAAAGGGATTTAAGGCACTTCCCACGCCTTGCTCTATCGTGCCATACATGCCATGCAAGGTTCTCCAAATGCCCTCCTGAATCTTAACCAGCTCATCTTGATAACGATCTAAGAGGGGAAAGAGGTTACCGTCTAGCCACGTTGCCGTGTTGCTGATGCTAAACTCCTCATAACTACCAGCATAGCCTTGCGCCTTAAAAAAATTAAAGCTGGTAATGAGCATATCATTTCGGGTTTGCGGCGTAAAGCCTGTCTCGGGTAGGTACATGTTTTTCTCCTTGTCATATTCATTTACTCATGCTATAATGAAATCAATATTGGTCAAGACAAAGCCTTGATCATGAGTTGAAACGATGGTGAGGCTAGCTGGCTGTAGATTAAAGTACGATAGCTTATTCCAAAAGAAATTCTCTACTAAGTTGGGCGCGATGTCGGTACCAATAAAGATGCTTAAATCGGTGTTAGCCTGCACCGCGCTGGTGTATTCGTGGGTAAGCGTATTATAGGTCATGTCTTGCGGATAATAGCCAAACGCGAGTAAGCCATCTTTGGCTAGCTCTTTGCTGATGTCGTGAATCATCGTCATAACTCCTTGTCTTTGTCGTCTAATTGTGCTATCATCATCTTATGTTACCCTCGATGCGAGGGCATGAATTGAAACATGTCATGAATCATAAACCCCGCCCTGATCAAAGCCGTGTGGTTCTTGCTCCTCTACCTCGTCAATTGCCTCTTGATAATCATCAATGGAAGCTTGGTTATCGCTTTGGATCTGCTTAACATCACTTTGCCAAGCGGTATCCCAAAGGGTACTCATGCTGGTGATGGGCGGAATTAAGGTAGTGCCTGCTGTGCCTGCACCTGCGGTAGCACTGCTCAAGTATTGTACGATATTATCCAGATAACTTTTAGTGCTATCGGCTAAGCTTAAGATGGCATCGGCTAGGGTGCTATCAGCGTCAAAGCTCTTGTTAAGTGCTAATAACAGAGCTTGATAATAGCTATAATCAAGGGCAGTTAATTGTCTAGGCTCTGGCAAGCTGGCGATGCTTGGGGAAGGGGAGGGCTTACTTAACACGGCGGTAATCTGCCATTGCTTACGCTTGGCGTTAAACTGCCCCGTGCTTGCCAATACCGTAAAATAGCTCTGTTTACTATAAATAAAATCGCCTACCAAAATTGGCTGATGATGGAGGATGGTATTGTAACCGTTGGCTTGGCTTAGGTTATCTTTAAAGAGGAGGATGGCTTGCTGGTGTACTTCGCCTTGTCTATTTACGCCTTTACTAGAGTGCCATAGGTTAAATGATTGAAAAATTGTATAAGGATGAAAAGGCGTGAGGTTAAAAGGTGCGCTAAAGCCACCCAATGCTTCGTCTTTAAGCAACTGGTGTGGATAGGGTAAGGTTGCATGCCCTAGCGATAAGAATAATGGGTCTAAAGGTAAGCCGATTTGACTTTTATATTGCCACATACATAAACCTCTTCTCCTATTGATGTAAGTATGCTATACTTATTTTAGTTGCCCTATGGGCATGAATTGAAATAAACTATATTGCCACATGAGCATAGGATCGACTTAGACTAAAAAAGTTGATCCAATGTTGACATAACAGTTAAGGGCTGGTATACTGTGGGCATGTATGCAATCAGTTTTGATTTTAAAACCAAATGTTTAAAAGAGAATTATGGTAAAATTCCTAGCGTGCAAAGTCTCATTGAGCCTGAAGTGCTAACTGTCTTTGGTGAAGAACCTTTAGAGCCAGATGTACAACGCGCCTATACTGGGGCATATAATGCGATTCGTACCTATCTTAATAGTAAGGGTTTTCAGCGCATTCAAGGATCGGTTTATGTCTATAAGGGCACAGATGAAATTGAACAATATACCGTCTATCGTTATTTACTACGCTTTGCGCGTCAAAATCCTTGGTTTGTGGCCTGCACTAAAGATCTTCGTATCTTTAAAATTGAAGAGTATAGCCGTGAAAATGTCATGAATGACCTTAAAGAGGATCTAGAATAATATGTATGCGATAACCTTTGATTTTGACACCGCTTGCTTAGAAAAGCACTTTAGTAGTGATGATGATATTGCCAGAGATTTAGACATGGATATTATCTTACCCGCGCAAACCACGGAAAAAGTGAAACGTGCCTATACAAAGGCTTACTATCTGGTAAGACGCTACTTAGAGCAAAATGGCTTTGAATGGAAGCAAGGGTCGGTCTACTTCTATAAAGATAAGAGCATTCAAGATAACTTAATTGTCTTAAAGATTATTCGTAAAATGGCGAAGAAATACCCATGGTTTTTAGATTGCTCGCGCGATGTACGTATGCTCAAAATTGAGGCAGAAAATGATGTGCTAGCTTTTCTCAAAGATGATTAGTTGCCATCCATGAATGAATGGCAACTAAGGCTGTTTCGACCTAGCTAGCCGAAACAATTTACGTTATTGATCCATATTGATACCAAAATCTTCCTTTGATTTATAGATCTTAAACCAACTTGTAAAATCTAAAGTTTCATTGTTCTCATCCAAATAGTAATTATTATCTACGCCATTTACTGTGTGAACATAATAATAATGCTTGTTATCATGAAATTTTATAGAATATTCTTCTTTACTTCCGTGGGCTTTTTTTATGGTATCAACCATATCACAATAGTTTTTATACTCACTTCCTAAACTATTGACATAATCTTCAAGCTTATTTGTATCGCCATAGTCATCAAACATTTTTGAATTATCCCAGCTGACTTCGATGTCGTCTTTTTCTAACAGTTTGTTTAATTTATCTACGTCGACCATGGCTTTACATTTTGGGTAGTCTTCTAGCCAGCTCTGAATTGCATCGATATCGAATTTTAACGATTCAATTCCAGAATCAATCGCAAATTTTATGTTTGATTGAATATCATCACTTACATTACACATAATGTATCACCTCTCTTTAGTTATTATAATTATTATAGTTATTTTGTCAATATAGTTTTTCTAATATTTAAAATAAATTTTTCCTAGCTCTAGCCAGAGGTTACTCTCATCAAGGCTAAAGTAATCAAGACCTTTGACCAAAGCACCATCAACCAACGCATAGGCTTTTGCTGGGTCGTCAAAGTGCTTGATAAAAAGCAGGTGTTCACCGATGCTAATGCGCAAAGAAGGTACGACAACGTTGTAGGTGGTTGAGAGAATATAGGTGATATTTAATTTCATGGCTAGCCTCCCACCAAGCCGGCATTGCCCACATCGATAGAGACAGGCGGTTCTTGAGGCACCTCTGTTTCGGGCTTTCGCCACTCCATACCTGCCTCTTTCAGCACCAGACTAATAATCACACTGTTATCATCAACATAATCACAATTATATTGGTCTAAGATGCACAAGGGCATGATAGCAACTTGCCCCATAAAGCTAAACATGTAGGGGATAGCAAAAAAGGAGACTGCACCCAAAAAGCTCTGTTTTCTTGAGCCACTGGCTCTGGCTTGTTGAAAGTCGCTCACGTGCTTACTAGAGACAATTTCATTCCAGCTACCCGTGGTGGGGATGGTTGGCTCTTTTAATCGGGCGATAAGCTCAAATTGGGTTTGCAAGCGTAGTAAGGTGAGGCGTTGCACGCGTAGCATTGGCTCTAGCTGAAACTTTAAGCCCAAGGTTAAGGCGCGGACAATTGGCGTTACATGTGGCTCTTCTTCGCTGGCACTATCGTGGGTGCTGTACTGGAGTTGCATCTTTTGCGTAACAACAATATGCTGGGGTAGGTTGACAGGAATACCGTTGATGGCTAATAATATTTGCTTTTGCATGACCATACTTGGCATATCGACAAAGCGATAAAAAGTTGCGTTTAAGAATTGTTTAAAATAAGTTTTTGTGTTATACTGATGGCAATAAGAAAGAAGTAGGAAGAATGCCGTTGGCAGTGGTTGGCTAAAACTAAGCCTCCCGATTGTTGACGCTTTCGAGAGGCTACTAAGGAGGTACATGATGTACCACTTTGGGAAAATCGTCATGATAATGGCGATACTCTTCTTCTTTATCCAAAAACTCTATTAGGTTAGAGTTCCCGTCCTTACCAGAGGGCGGGTTTTTTATATCTTCAGTATACCACGGTTGCGCTATTTTGTCAAATGCATTATTGCACATGGGTGCTGTCGGTTAGATCTTCCACTTGCCTGCGTGCTAATTCCTCTTTGATAGCATCATAGCCTTGACCCACACGGGGATTACTTGCATGCACATTGAACTTTTGTAGATCAGTCAAGCCTTCATACCAAGCTATCCATGCCTGTAGCTCTTGGGTATTGAAATTCTCTAAACCCCAGTCTTTAATGCTTCCTAAAAAACCTCTTTCTACATGATCATAAATATTGATATCTTTACCATCGTAGGCATTGAATCCTAAATTATTAGCAAGTTCCTTAGGACTAGGCAGGCGCTCTATCAAGTTGCCAATCGCCTCTACTACAAAGTTTAAAGCGGTGGTGAGCGGAGGCAAGACGTGTACGGCTAAATTGGTGAAGGTGTCGCTTAGCAATGCAAACATATCCTCCATTGCTTTTTGAGTCTCCATCGCTTTACTAAAGCCATCCTGATTGAGCGATTTACTCGTGCGCGCATAGCTATCTCGTTCGCTCTGTAGTGTTTCTGCCACCATACTTTGACTACCGCTACCCACTACGTGCATAATACGCTGGGCTTCGGCTAACATCATTGCCACCGCATGTTGATTTTGTAGGTCAGCGTTGCGTGCATCGGCTTGATTGAGGCCATTAACGCCATTAAATCTACTGCTATTAAACAAGGCTAAGTAATCCTCGGTGCTAAGGGCGTTGAAGGTATTTTGCAAGCGTGCTTGTTGTTTGCCGGCAATGCCTAAGTCATCTAGGGTAATTTCCCCACTATCTAATAACTTACGTATCTCTAGGGCGTTGTTGAGAACATCATCGCTTTCAAAGGTGATATCGCGTTCACGATCGCCACTGCCTATTGTGCCACTCTCCATCACACGCTGTACTTGCATCAGAAATTGATCATAGGCTTGTTGTTGTCCCCCACTCAATCCCGCCGATGCCATGGTCAGCTCATGCCGTGCCACCCGTTCTACGGTGGTATCTAGCTCCCCAGCTGTTTCATTCATCGCACCCAAACTATCGCTTGCCTCTTTGATGCTACTCTTCATCTCGTCAAACTTGGCTATGATGCGGTTGAGCATCGCAAAGATGGCTTGTCCTGCCACCTGTCCACGACTCACCGCACCACCCATCTTGCGCATGCTGGTTTGAATCTCTAGGCTAATGTTGCGGGTGGCATCGGTTACCTCACTCTTTACATCATTGCCTAGCTCTTTGGAGGCTTTTTGGCTCGCATTGCGATCTAAGAATGGGGCGATAAAGACTTTAAAGCTACTAAGGGCGGACATATTTTACTCCTTGCAATATTGCTCTAGGCATGCTATACTGTTTCTAGTTGCCACTTGTGGTATGAATTGAAACCTAAGGGCGGACATTATTTGACTCCACGGGTGGCCGTTTGCTTGAGTACTTCGCCTAGAAAGTGGGCTAGACCTTTGCTGGGGTCGTCTGCCATCATCTTCTCTAGGCTGGTCAAGCGTGCGACATCCTCCATCACGTGTAAAGCCAAATCTTCATCAAAACCTTTACAATAATATGTCCACATATTGACGATATCCAACTTGACAATGCCTTCAGCAAAAACAAAAATCGCCTTAAAAACCGCATCAACAGGCAAGTCATCGATGCGGTAGGCATCTAAGTAGACACCGTACTCATCGCGCACATACTGTGAGACGGCTAGCCAAATCTGCTCGGGATGAAACATCATCAAATTAGCCAAACCATACGGCTCTAGCTCAGGATCTTTTTGTGTGCTAAGCGTCTTGCGGTGAATGTAGAGATTCAAAAACCCACCCACCACCTTCACCATATAGAGCATTTTGGTTAAATCCGCAGGCGGATCAAAGAGGAGCGTGGGCGTTTTTCTTGCTTCTGGCTCTAAAGGCGTGGCTTCTCGTGCCTCTTGGCTTGCGTCTAAACTGCTCTTTAAATTGATACTTGCTTGACGTTTACTCAATGTCTGCTCCTTCATCGCTCACTTCATTGATTAAGCTAAAGGTTAAGGTTATCGTCGGCTCACCCCCAAACTGCGGAATGCTCACCGTTGGCTTGCTTGCTAGCACAAAGTCGCTAAAGGTGCGTTGCGTATACTTTCTCGTGCTATCGTTGTGTAAGTAGGCTTTATGCACAAAGCTCTTCTTTAGTCGCCTTACGCCATTAAGTTGATCGTTCCATACTCCAACCAAACCATTATAGATGCTACTAGGCATGGCATTAATCGTTACCGTGCAACTATCGGGGCTGTTGGCATTGTTGTAGATATAACCGCCATCCTTGGTAATCGCCATACTCGATCCGTTCTGGATATCACCACCACTCATACTGGTGGGTGAGTACATAAAACTGCCTACTTGAAAACTGATACTAAAGCGGTTGGTATTGGCACTGTCCCTTCTCATACTGCCCCCTTCTCTTTTTGATATAAACATGCTATACTATGGTCATGTTGCCCTACGGGCATGAATTGAAACGCACTGTCTCGTCGCATAATTTATTCTCCTTAATTAATATATATGTTTAGCTTGCAGTAATGTGGACACGGGTTTGGCGATGCTCACCGGTAAAGCCAAACTGAATATCTTCGATGCTAATGATGCCCTGCACCATGTCGCTTTGGCTAATACTATCCAACGATGCAACCCGAATGCTCGGACTGCCACTTAACACCGGCAAAAAGCTAGCAATACTGGCTAAGATAGTAGCTGGCATGAGTTCTAAGTTTTCGGCTAGGCTATTGCCTTGATTGGTCAATTCAGCGATGGCATCCATCACCGCTTCAATCGCGTACATCTCATACAGTATCGTGTAGAGTTGTCTACCGCCGACAAAGAGCGCAAAAGGATAAGTCTTTTGGTGGCTCTTAATCCAAAAGCTAAACATTTCGGCACTTAATAAGTCGGCAACTGTGGTGCTGGTGATGCCCTTGTAGCTGGGGTTGGTAATGCGATTGGTTGCCGTGGGCTTACCACTTTGACGCTGTGCCATTGCCGTAATCGTCATCACCACTTTGCCATCTAAATCGCTATCCAAAAAGACCCCGATATGATCGTTTTGCTGTAGCCCTTTGGGTACGGCACTCTCATCGGTTACCGTAAGCATGGTGGCGATAGTAGGGGAGGGCATGGCTTGCGCTTCTAGGAAGAGCTGACTCACCGCATGGGTCAAGACGATAACGCTATAATTATCGATATCTTGGTAGAGAGAGGTTAAAACGGCCTTGAGGTCGTCGCTATCGGCTACGGCGGTAACATAAAGATAGCTCTCAAAGGTGCTAAACTCGGCAAGGTCAGCGATGGCTTTAATCTCCTCGGGTATGGCTACATCCTTAACTATGCGGATCGGTTCTAAGATGGCTTGCTCACTCCTGCCTACCACTACCACATTACCCACCCGACTAGGCACGGGGGCTAAAGGCGTGGTTTGGCTCACCTTAACCACAAAGGCTCGAAAATTGCTACGTGAGACATTACTGGGGATAAATATTGGCATGTTTTATTCTCCTTTTTTTATGTTGACTTGAAACTGTCGCCCATTCACTTTGATACGAGTTTGTTGGTGCTTAATGGCTTCGCTATCGTTAGCTACTCTCATACTAATCACTTGGTGCATATAGACTTTAGTACCTACCTTGATGCGGTTGTAGTCAGCCGTGCGGTTTTGAATGAGGTAGCTATAGGGCAATAAATCGCCTTCAAAGTCAAAAAAGTCTGAGGCTGGCACAAACAAGCTCACCTCCACTTGGTAGCTATCGGGGTCGGGATTCTTCTTCATCTTCTCAATGGTGATGTAATACGCACCTGTAACCGTCTCTAGGCTTGCCACACTCTGAATGTCGGGGGTGTGTAACAACACCGCACCACCCAAGGCAGGGCTTAGATAATCGATCACCTGTTGGATAAGTTGCTTGCTCATCAAACGCTCCTATCGGTAATCGCACTCAAGGTTTGCCCCGTACCTACCGCATAAAGGTTGTGCCTATAACGATTATTGCCACTTCTGCCCACCGCTTTCGCGACGTCCAGATAGGCATCTTGTAGCGTGGTTGCTGGCTTTTCATAAACCAATTGCGGAAACTCTTTTGTCCAGCGCTCAAAATACTCGGCTAAGGGCGTACCTTCCCAGACCGAGGCGAGGCTGTCGGCTTCGTTGTGGTTACCATAATAGCTTGACTTCTGCTTGTTGGCGGTAAAGCGAATCTTTTGTCCCGTGGTAACCTGCACCAGCTCATCAACATCTTGATTGTAAAGTGGTTTGGGGTTGAAGATACCCACCTCCTTAGCTGGGAAGTGTTTCTTAAATTCGGCATCGCTCATAATAAAATTATCTCTTTTAAGATTTAGACCAAACATCAGAAATCCACCCCCACGCCCCATTTAAAGGTGAAGGTGCTAGCATTAAAGCCAATGCTCCCATCGCGAGGTAACGGTGTATTAACGATGCGCCCTTGCCTGCGGTTGAGGATACTCTCCACCACGCTAGCTAGCTCTAGGCTGGCTAACTCTTTGTATTGATTAAGCCAGTAATGCACTTCGCCGTCGGTGAGTGGTGGTACTTGATTCGTCTTGAGGTAGTCATTGATGGGGTCGATAAGCTCGATAAATGTCATGCTAAGGCTATCGACAGCACCTTAAAAAGTTGCGTGTGTGATAATAGACAAAGTAAATAAAATAGAGTAGAATTAGAACATAAAGAAAGAAGAGTGATAAGTGATGTCGTTGACATCGGTTGGCATAAACTTGCCCCCGATTGTTGACAGCTTTCGGGGGCTTCTTTGGAGGTACATGATGTACCGTTTACTAATAAAAGTAGCTTCAATCACCCTGCTACTTTTCTTTCTAGCTCAAAAACTCTTTTAGAGTTTCCCCACCGCAAGGTGGGTTTTATATTATCAGTATAGCACAAAATCAAGAAGCTGTCAAATCTAACTTTTGATGCCTTTGATGTTAGCAAAGGTGCTAAGTGGCTCGTTAATCTTGGCGATGGCTAGCGTATATGCTTTCACCTCCTTGGTATTGCCTAACAAAACCGCTTGATTGAGCTTGTTATACAGATTACACAAACTCTTAATCCGCAGTGCCTCATAATCAATCACATCTTGCTCTAGCCACGCTTGCTGATAGCCCTTATAGCTCTGCTGGGTGATATCATTAAGATTTGTATCGGGTAAATAGGGCGCAACCGCCTCTTTTTGCAATGCTTGCCACTTAGTGTATTGACGAAACGCACTGCTTGCATGCACGCCTAACTTACCCGCAACTTGTTTATAGTTATACCCTTGTGTAAAGAGTTGGTGATAGTCTGCTGGTTTGAGGTTGGGCTTATTGCGTTTCATTTATTGCATTTATCGGTAGTCGGGGGAATTGCTTAATTTTGCACAATATCAAACTATAATTTGGCGATAACTCTCTCCACAAAAGTGTACGCCGATGGTTTTATGTTTATCGCTGATGCGATCGTATAGCTCTTCGCCAAGGCTTGGCAACAAACCATCCTTATCGTAGTTGCTGATGAAGATGGTTGGTAGCTTACGGTTGCGCCGATGCTCTACCAGCTTATACAGCTCGGTTTTGTCTTGCTCGCTGGGCTTCTCGCCATAGAGCCTAATGGCTTTGTGTAGCTCGTCGATAATCAACATCGCGCTGTTGAGATAGGGCTGAATGTTGGCAACCAAGGCATAGCTCTTGACATACTGCGCTTTGATGCCTAACTTTTGATAGGCGTATAACGCCACGTAGAGCGCATGCGTGGTCTTGCCTGTACCCACACTCCCAAAGAGCAAAAGATTTGGCTTGGTGGTGCAATTTTGGCTATTACACGCAATTTGGTGCGCATAGGTGATGACTTCTTGCTTGCCTTCCTTGCGCGTAAGCTCGACATGCTCTAGCTCAACGCTCGTCTCTGATAACAAACTTTGCTTGAAGCGCTGATAGCTAAGCTCTCTTTGTTGTTGCTGGTCGGCGGTTGCTAGGCGGTCGCTACAGATGGCACAAAAGGGCGCGACTTGGCTCGCAAAACGGTAGTGCAAGGTGCGTTCTTGGCAGGTATCGCAAAAGTGTTCGATCTTCTCTAGGGTGCTAAAAAATTGCATGAGTGTCCTCCGTTACCAGTTGCCTGCGGATGTGGCATAGGGGTTGAAGTTAGCTTTGGCTTTTTTGCCAAATTCATTGCTAAGCCAGTTGGTGAGTCCTGCAAAGTGATTACGCCACTTGTTTGGTTCTTGGTTGGCTAGCCATGCGGATACTCGGGGTAGTTCGTGTTGAAGAACGGTTTCGGAGTGCTTGGCAGTGAGCGCCTCTAGTTGGCTTTGCGTAAGCTTGAGATTACCAAAGGGATTGAGGCTTTGGGGGAGGGCGACGAAGGAGCTAGAGGCGTTTTGCCTCTCTCTATTATCCTTTGTCTTTTTGTTTATTTGTTTTTGTATGACATTTGTGTCGCTCTTTTGGACAAAAGTGTCGCGATTTTTGACATTTTTGTCGCAGTTCTTACTGTTGTTTAAACCGACATTACTGTCGCACTTAGCGACATTTGTGTCGCAATGCTTAACCTCAATAGGATCTACTACCTCCACTTGCCAACGGCTCTTTTCGCGGATGTAGCCATGCTTAAC is a window of Entomospira culicis DNA encoding:
- a CDS encoding ATP-binding protein, whose protein sequence is MQFFSTLEKIEHFCDTCQERTLHYRFASQVAPFCAICSDRLATADQQQQRELSYQRFKQSLLSETSVELEHVELTRKEGKQEVITYAHQIACNSQNCTTKPNLLLFGSVGTGKTTHALYVALYAYQKLGIKAQYVKSYALVANIQPYLNSAMLIIDELHKAIRLYGEKPSEQDKTELYKLVEHRRNRKLPTIFISNYDKDGLLPSLGEELYDRISDKHKTIGVHFCGESYRQIIV